Genomic DNA from Thermobifida alba:
GCGTTCGTCCAGGACTCCTGGGCCGACCGGATCGGCTGGCGGCTCCTCTCCCGCCTCCCCGCGACCGCGACCGCGGTCCGCGACGGCCGGCGGATCCGCGTCCCCGCCGACGAACTGGTGGCCGCCGACGTCGTGCTGCTGACCGCGGGAGACCGCGTCCCCGCCGACCTCCGGCTCACCGAGGCGCACGGCCTGGCCGTGGACGAGGCCCCGCTCACCGGGCGGCGCGCGGTGGTACGGCACGGCGACGGCGACACCGTGTTCGCCGGCACCCACGTCGTCGCCGGTGAGGCCGAGGGCGTCGTGGTCACCACCGGCCCGCGGACCCGGCTCGGCCAGTCCGCCTCCCCGGTCCGCCAGGCCCGGCGCCCCTCCGGCCCGCTGACCGGGGACCTGCGCGACCTGACCGCGTTCGCGGCGGGCGCGGCGGCGGTGACCGCCCTGCTGCTCTTCCTGCTCCCGGTCGTGTCGGGCGTCCCGCCGGCCGCGGCTTTCCTGCCCGCCGTGGGGCTGGCCGTGGCCCTGGTGCCGCTGGGACTGCGCCCCGCCGTCCACCTCTGCCTGGCCTGGACCGCGCAGCGGATGGCGCACGCGAAGGCGCTGCCCCGCCGTCCGGAAGCCACCGAACGGCTCGGCGCGGTGACGTTCCTGTGCGTCCCCGAGGCCGGGGTGCTCACCCGCGGCGAACCCTCGGCCGTCGAGGTGTGGACGCCGCAGGGCACCGTGCGCGTCACGGGGGAGGGGTACGCGCCCGAGGGCGGCCTGGACGGTACCGGTCCCGCCGTGGCCGCGGCCCAGGACCTGGCCATGACCGCGGCGCTGTGCTCCGGCGGCGGCATCCACTTCGCCGACGGCCGGTGGCGGCCGGTGGGCGACCCGGTGGAGGCCGCCTGCCACGTGCTGGCCGCGCGCGCCGGCGCGGACACCTCCCTGTCCGCCGTGGAGGTGCGCTACCCCTTCGACCCGCACCGCCTCCGGGCGTCGGCGTTCGCCAAGGGATCGGTCCACGTCAAGGGCGCCCCCGACGCCGTGCTGCCGCGCTGCCGCAACCCCGGGGGCGCCGAGGCGGCCCTCGCCGCCCTGACGGAACGGGGGCTGCGGGTGCTGGCCGTGGCCCGCCGCGACCTCACCGCCCCGCCGGAGCGGGCCGACGACGCCGAACGCGACCTCACCCTGCTGGGGCTGGTCGGCCTGGAGGACCCGCCCCGCCCCGACGCGCGCGAGGCGGTGGCCCGCTGCCGCCGGGCGGGCGTCCGGACGGCGCTCGTGACCGGCGACGACCCGCGCACCGCCCGGGCCGTGGCCCGTTCGGTCGGGCTGGCCGCGGCCGACGCCCCGGTCCTCACCGGCGCGGAACTCCCCGACGACCTGCGCGGCATCGGGGAGCTGCTGGACCGGGACGGAGCCGTGGTCGCCCGGGCCTCCCCCGAGGACCGGCGGCGGGTGACCGTCGCCCTCCAGCACCGCGGACACGTCGTCGCGACCGCGGGCGGCGGGGCCCACGACGGCGACGCGCTGCGCCGCGCCGACGTCGGCGTGGCGGCGGGCGCACCGGCCTGCGACACCGCCCGGGACGCCGCCGACCTCGTCCTCCTCGACGGCGGCCTCGCCGCGGCCGCCACCGCCGTGGAACTGGGCCGCGGCGCGCGCGCCAACCTCCGCCGCGTCCTGACCTACTGCCTGACCGGCGTCGTCGGCACGGCCGCGCCGTTCCTCGCCTGGGCGCTCAGCGGCGGCGCGGTGCCGCCCGCGCTGAGCCTCCTCCAGGTCCTCGCGCTGACGGTGGGCGTCGACCTGGTTCCGGTGCTCGCCCTGGGCTCGGAGCCGTTCGAACGGCGCGCCCCGCGCGGCCGGCCGCCGTCCGCGTCCTTTCTCGTGGACCGGCGGCTGGCGGTGCGGGCCGCCGGGGTGCTGGGCCCGGTGGCGGCGGTCACCGCGCTGTTCGCCTTCGGGGTGGTGCTGTGGGTCGGCGGCTGGCAGTGGGGGCGGCCGCCCGCTCCCCTGCTGCTGGCCCAGTCCTCGGGGGCGGCCTTCACCACCGCCGTGCTGGGGCGGCTGGCCGCCCTGCTGGCCTGCCGCAGCGAGACCCGGCCGTTCGACGCCGCACCCTGGTCGGGCAACCCGCTGCTGCTGGGCGCGGTCGGGACGCAGGTCCTGCTGCTGTGGGCGTTCCTCACCGTGCCGTCGCTGGCCGGGCGGCTGGGCGGCACGGTCCCCCCGGGGTTCGTCTGGCCCGCGGTCCTGCTCGCGGTCCCGGCGGTACTGGCCGCCGACACGATCCACAAGGTGGTCCGGGAGCACCGCTCGGCCGGTTGAGGACCCGGACGACCGTGCCGCCGCACCCCGTACCCGATCCGGGTGCGGCGTGCGGCGGCACGGTCCGGCGTCAGCCCGCCAGCAGCTCCTTGATGAGGATCGACACCTGTCCGATCTCGGTCAGGAAGCCGTCGTGGCCCGCCGCCGACTCGATGACGCGGACCTCGTCGGCGTCGGGGATGCCCGCCGCCAGTTCCCGCTGCTGGGCCAGCGGGTACAGGTGGTCGCTGCTGACCCCGCCGACCATGGTGCGGGCGGTGACACGGCGCAGCGCCGCGGCCACCCCGCCGCGGCCCCGACCCACGTCGTGGGTGTTCATGGCCTGGGTGAGCACCACGTAGCTGCCCGCGTCGAAGCGGCGGGCCAGCTTGGCCGCGTGGTGGTCCAGGTAGGACTCGACGGCGAACCGGCCCCCCGCCATCGGGTCCTCACCGTCCTGGGCGGCCCGTCCGAACCGCTCGTCGAACTCGGTGGCGCCCCGGTAGGTGATGTGCGCGACACGGCGGGCGATGCCCAGCCCGGCCACCGGTCCGGGGCCGGGACGGTCGTAGTAGTCGCCGCCGTGCCAGTGCGGATCGGCCCAGATGGCGTGCAGCTGCGGCGCGGCCCACGCGATCTGCTGCGCGGAACTGGCCGCGGGGCTGGCCAGCAGCAGCAGCCTGCGCACCCGCTCCGGGTGGGAGGCCGCCCACTCCAGGGCGCGCATGCCGCCCATCGAACCGCCGAGGACCGCGGCCCACGAGTCGACGCCGAACTCGCGCAGCAGGGCGAGTTCGGCGCGCACGGTGTCGCGGATGGTGATCCGGGGGAACCGGGATCCCCACGGTCGGCCGTCGGGCGCGGTCGACGACGGTCCGGTGCTGCCCTGGCAGCCGCCCAGCACGTTGGGGGCGACCACGAAGTACCGGTTGGTGTCCAGCGGCAGGCCGGGGCCGATGATGCCC
This window encodes:
- a CDS encoding cation-translocating P-type ATPase; this translates as MAHGTGADPRRGRPVPVRDGLTSAEAAERLRRDGRNTPPAPRYTLPFLLLVGEFTHFFALLLWGAAALALIGGLPEAALAIATVVVVSGGLAFVQDSWADRIGWRLLSRLPATATAVRDGRRIRVPADELVAADVVLLTAGDRVPADLRLTEAHGLAVDEAPLTGRRAVVRHGDGDTVFAGTHVVAGEAEGVVVTTGPRTRLGQSASPVRQARRPSGPLTGDLRDLTAFAAGAAAVTALLLFLLPVVSGVPPAAAFLPAVGLAVALVPLGLRPAVHLCLAWTAQRMAHAKALPRRPEATERLGAVTFLCVPEAGVLTRGEPSAVEVWTPQGTVRVTGEGYAPEGGLDGTGPAVAAAQDLAMTAALCSGGGIHFADGRWRPVGDPVEAACHVLAARAGADTSLSAVEVRYPFDPHRLRASAFAKGSVHVKGAPDAVLPRCRNPGGAEAALAALTERGLRVLAVARRDLTAPPERADDAERDLTLLGLVGLEDPPRPDAREAVARCRRAGVRTALVTGDDPRTARAVARSVGLAAADAPVLTGAELPDDLRGIGELLDRDGAVVARASPEDRRRVTVALQHRGHVVATAGGGAHDGDALRRADVGVAAGAPACDTARDAADLVLLDGGLAAAATAVELGRGARANLRRVLTYCLTGVVGTAAPFLAWALSGGAVPPALSLLQVLALTVGVDLVPVLALGSEPFERRAPRGRPPSASFLVDRRLAVRAAGVLGPVAAVTALFAFGVVLWVGGWQWGRPPAPLLLAQSSGAAFTTAVLGRLAALLACRSETRPFDAAPWSGNPLLLGAVGTQVLLLWAFLTVPSLAGRLGGTVPPGFVWPAVLLAVPAVLAADTIHKVVREHRSAG
- the metX gene encoding homoserine O-acetyltransferase MetX; amino-acid sequence: MSRDTTGSLPATGAWREGDPPGNRRWVELADPLPLENGGELRGVRLAYETWGSLDADRSNAVLVLHALTGDSHVVGPEGPGHPSPGWWEGIIGPGLPLDTNRYFVVAPNVLGGCQGSTGPSSTAPDGRPWGSRFPRITIRDTVRAELALLREFGVDSWAAVLGGSMGGMRALEWAASHPERVRRLLLLASPAASSAQQIAWAAPQLHAIWADPHWHGGDYYDRPGPGPVAGLGIARRVAHITYRGATEFDERFGRAAQDGEDPMAGGRFAVESYLDHHAAKLARRFDAGSYVVLTQAMNTHDVGRGRGGVAAALRRVTARTMVGGVSSDHLYPLAQQRELAAGIPDADEVRVIESAAGHDGFLTEIGQVSILIKELLAG